One Candidatus Binatia bacterium genomic window carries:
- the holA gene encoding DNA polymerase III subunit delta, protein MKANLESILAEIRKGKPPALLLLHGDDFQVRAAVQAVLDLLVPPENRAFNLERFDGRSASWNQIEASLMTPPFLSGTKTVWVESAPYFASAENKGEMGEKVLRLWGEEKKDEASRLFFQLLHLEGWTQERWDRIDAGSSAAEIAALLGDGGKEAAALLAYCRGQDFKMLQSGGGEADRLIYFLDHGLPPWGVLLLDASHVDRRTRLYKKFVEQGAALDLAVGRDKTGKLDRAALGQFLDRRLSEAGKRCEPRAREMVLARAGTELWAVHQELEKLFLYVGAETLIRAKDVEEIFLDQGEGWVFDLTGALAARDTLGALGQLARLMSQGNHPLALLGPIAGEIRRLLLARQLMDGEMGREWKSGMSYQQFQQKVLRDDMPVPGNPYALYMRFKGAENFSARELARDLGLLYETDLRLKSSGPSPRLAMERLIVDLCQK, encoded by the coding sequence ATGAAAGCCAATCTCGAATCCATTCTCGCTGAAATCCGCAAAGGCAAGCCGCCGGCCCTGTTGCTGCTTCACGGCGACGACTTCCAGGTGCGCGCGGCGGTCCAGGCCGTGCTGGATTTATTGGTCCCGCCGGAAAACCGCGCCTTCAATCTCGAGCGCTTCGACGGCCGGTCGGCGTCGTGGAATCAGATCGAAGCGTCGCTAATGACGCCGCCGTTTCTTTCCGGAACGAAAACGGTCTGGGTCGAGAGCGCGCCCTATTTCGCCTCGGCGGAGAACAAAGGAGAGATGGGCGAAAAGGTCCTCCGCCTGTGGGGCGAGGAAAAAAAAGACGAGGCGTCGCGCCTTTTCTTCCAGCTGTTGCATTTGGAAGGCTGGACCCAGGAACGGTGGGACCGTATCGACGCCGGCTCTTCCGCGGCGGAGATCGCCGCGCTTCTCGGCGACGGCGGAAAAGAAGCGGCGGCCTTGCTTGCCTACTGCCGCGGCCAGGATTTCAAGATGCTGCAAAGCGGCGGCGGCGAAGCCGACCGGCTGATTTATTTCTTAGACCACGGTCTGCCGCCGTGGGGCGTGCTGTTGCTCGACGCCTCGCATGTGGATCGCCGGACTCGGCTGTATAAAAAATTCGTCGAGCAAGGCGCCGCGCTCGACCTCGCGGTCGGGCGCGACAAGACCGGCAAGCTCGACCGCGCGGCGCTGGGGCAGTTTCTCGATCGGCGCCTAAGCGAGGCCGGCAAGCGCTGCGAGCCGCGCGCCCGCGAGATGGTCCTGGCGCGCGCGGGCACCGAGCTCTGGGCCGTACATCAAGAGTTGGAGAAGCTCTTCCTATACGTGGGCGCTGAAACTTTGATCCGGGCGAAAGACGTGGAAGAGATCTTTCTCGATCAGGGGGAGGGCTGGGTTTTTGATTTGACGGGAGCGCTTGCCGCCCGCGACACGCTCGGCGCGCTCGGCCAACTCGCCCGCCTGATGTCTCAGGGGAATCATCCGTTGGCGCTTTTGGGCCCCATCGCGGGCGAGATCAGGCGGCTTCTGCTGGCGCGCCAATTGATGGACGGGGAGATGGGGCGCGAATGGAAGAGCGGCATGAGTTACCAGCAATTTCAGCAAAAGGTCCTGCGCGACGACATGCCGGTCCCCGGCAATCCGTACGCGCTCTACATGCGCTTCAAAGGCGCGGAAAATTTTTCCGCCCGGGAGCTCGCGCGCGATCTCGGATTGCTTTACGAGACCGACCTCCGGCTGAAATCGAGCGGCCCTTCCCCGCGTCTCGCGATGGAGCGGCTGATCGTCGATTT